Genomic segment of Pontibacter liquoris:
AGTGCAGCTTCTCTGCTTTCTTTTCCAAAGTAATTTATGATGTGTTCACGCAGACTGTACATATTCCCTGTTGCCTGTGCAAAAGGGCAAGACATTTCATTTCTCTTCCCGCCAAATGAAGTAACACTCCATTCACCATTAAGGCAGGATAGAATACCTCCTTTAACTTCCAGTATCAGAATTCCGAAAGACGGAGAAACAAAAACGAAGTCTGTTTCTCCATGAGGATGTTTTTTATGACCAGAAAGCAAAAGAGAATGGAGAACAATCCAGTCTTCATTCTCAGCTAAAGAAGAAATGGCATTAAATACACTCTTTTCTCCCCCACTTTTAGACCGCTCATTTGCTTTGTATCGCGGTGGAATCATTCGCCCCATGAAAGGTAATTTGTTTGTTTTCAGAAAGATAGCACTATTCCTCAACTAAAAAGTTGCTATCGGACAAGGTAGGTATCTATATATTATATGATCTAAATATAAATATAATATTTATAAATAAAAGAGGAGAAAGATAATTTATAAGCAAAAATAAATTGACTTAAATTTATTAAGGGATGAAGCCCGTTTTTCCGGATACTGAAGAAGACTTAGTAACATTCTAAAGCGCTTCAAAGAGGTTAATTCGATGTTGTAAAGAGAAGCAATGAGGCTAAACACTGTAGTACTGAGAAGTGCCTCACCTTAATCTATAATAGTAGAACATTCGGAGTGGCTGTGTGCAAATTGTGTGCACTTAAAAAGCACTTACAAGTTTTACCTCATAAGTTGTTGATTAATAAGCAATCCTGCTTGGATTCAATCCAAAGACCTACTGCTTAGAAGGCATAAGACAGGTAGTTAATTGAATTTGTAAAGGAAAGATGCAAGCAGGCGAACCTGACACAACCTGGATTGGCTGAAAGACAGGAGATGGTTTTCGGTTTCTAAAAGATCTGGAGCACGGGGAAAACGGCGTGTTCGAAAGGGTGATGCTGAGTAACCAGAGCTCGCCGCCAGCGATCAAAGTGTTAGACCAGGATGTGGTCAACATCTTCCAGGACAGCTGTGTGTTCGAGTTCCTCAACCTGCCGGAGCCACACAGCGAGGGAGCGCTGCAAAAGGCGCTGCTGGCACAGATGAAGCACTTTATCCGGGAGCTGGGCAGGGACTTTCTCTTCGTGGGGGCGGAATACCGGCTGCAGGTGGGCAACAGTGATTTCTGCGTGGACCTGCTGTTTTACCACCGAAGGCTGTAGTGCCTGGTAGCCTGCGAGCTGAAGGCCGGCAAGTGCAAGCCCGAGCATTTGGGCCAGCTTAACTTTTACCTGCTTCCTATCATCACCCGCAAGGAACTAAAAAAGGCCTGAAAGCAGCACAACAGAGGCTCTCGCCCTTCCATTTGCTGAACAGTTTAGTTGAAATTGCGCGAGCGGCTATCTCCCCCACTTGAATTAGGGACCGTACGTTCAGGGCTTAGCAACCGGCTGTGTCCAGGCTGTAACCAAATCTCCTTCCATATAGGGGTTTTCTTTTAGCTGGGAGGAAATAATTTTTGCCCGGACATAAAGGTCTTTCTTTCGCAATTTATAGGTGGCTTTTATGCCTTTTACTTCCTTCAACAGCTTCCCCCCTTGTCTGACGCCATCTGCTGACTTTTCTGCTCCCCAAAATTGGATGGTGTAGTCAATGCCTGGAACGGGCTTAACTTTAACGGCTAACGTCTTTTTTTTAAAGCTAACATCCTCCAGTTCTACTCCCGTCGTGGCATAAAAATCTCCCCTTTCCATCGCATCTATAAGCGCGCCTGCAGTTAAGCTCTGTGCCTTCACCATAATCCAGCCCCGACCTGGGTTAGATAAGCCGATTTTATGCTCCAGGTAATTGTGCGAATCATCCGTGGCTAAAGCATACAACAACGGTTTACCCTGATGAATATAATGAATGAGCAATTTGTCCCATAACTCTTCCATTCCCATGGTTGCCGTATCGCCGTAATTATGCACGTGCGGGTGGCCGTTATAAACTTCAAAAAACCGGTCTCCTTTCAGCTGCACCATGTCCTCTAGTTTGATTGCCCATTCAAAATTAGGATGGTTTATATGTGCAAACATGGGTTGCCCGGTTCTTTGCCGCTGCTCATAAACCGCATCCAGGTTATTTTGCATCACTTCGGCCACACTGTTGCCCCCTTGGGGTTTCACTAGTTCTTTCACATTGATCGCCCCCATGTGAATTGGCTTTCCACCATAGCCATCCGAGACCTCCTCGGCCTGTATAATCAGGAACCGGCCCTTTTCCTCAAACAATGGGCGATATTCCGCCAGCGTCTTCAGCTTCACGCTGATCTGGCCTGTTGAGTCTGTTTTATACGTTACCCAGCTGCTGCCATACTTTGTCAGGTATTCCGCAAACCGCCTTTGGCGGAAAGGATGTTTGGGAATGGGTTTCCACTTTTCCTCATCGCCAAGGGTATTGTGGTCAGACAGAGAAATAAAATCATAGCCATGCGTTTTGTACCAGTCCATGATCATTTCCGGAAAATCATCGCCATCGCTCCAATAAGAGTGTGCGTGGGTATTTCCTTTATACCATTTAGAACTTGGTTCCTGTGCCCGTAAATCAGTCAGAACGAAGAGTAGCAGGATCAAAAAGATATACTTCATAGCTATAAGTCAGGTAATTTTATCTGTTTTCGTTGAAGCCTTAACAGGGAGTTTTAAAGAGCATAAACAACACGGACCGTATGGCAATGCCAGGCAAGAGGTGCCATCGCTTTCCCCTATCTTAAATCATTTGCCGGATCAGGCATGCCCTGCGATTGCTGCATTATTCCGGATCGCAAATCTAAGCCGGACTTTAGATGCATGGTGACAAGCTGTTCCTTATATTTAGTTGCCCCCTTAGGTATAGTCACCTGAATGGTATAGATGTTGCCTTTTTTGTTAAGGATTTTTCCCTTTTCCACAGATTTTACCTCTGTATTAGAAAGTATCTTAAACTGATACGTGTTGCCTGCCAGCCCCTCGATTGCAACGGTATGGCGGTTACCTTCTAAAGATTCTCCTACAATCTTTGCACCCTGATTTGAATGGCCGGGTACTGGGTCATTTACCAAAGGCAAAACACCTGTGCCCCCCTGATGGATGATTTCGATGGTAGTTTCATTTGTCAGATGTATTGGCTCAAGGAGTAGCTGGATGCTTTCAGACGCTTGATGAGTGGAAAAGGTCACTTCTTTGCCGTTCACCAATACCTTCTGAATGCGGGTACCAGGAAGAATGGCGGGAGTGAACGCAAGATCACACCCCTTGCCGGCTGATACATATTTAAAGGTATAGGTGGTGGATGTGGGAGTCTGAGACATTTTCAAATTTAACCGGTGGTCGCCGAAAGTAATGTTATCCACGTTTACTGTATTCCAGTGCCACGGAAACCTGGGTGATAAAGCCAGCATATTGGCTAAGGCATCAGGCCTTAATCCAAGCATCCCTTCCGAAACAGGTTGCAAGACCATCGTCTCCGACCAGCCTTGCTGGCTACAAACCCCAGCCGACTGATAAACTGATCCATTGAGCGTTTCTTCCGTACTCCCCAGCCCATAGTGCCTGTAGAGCATCAGGTTGTTCATCATATGCGTGAAGCCACTCACATAGTTGCCGGTTTTATACTCAGCCAGCGAAACAAAACCACTGAACAAGGGCCATACCATACCCGCATGATATGCTTTAGGGTTAAACTTCTCACTGCTTTCAGGTAAAATCCTCACGCCCCAGTCCGTGGAATAGTCATTTCTGGAAAAGGAGGCCATTGTTTTGGACGCTTTGGCAGTGTCAGCCACCGCATCAAAATAAACCGGAACACTTGAAAGCATCGTCTC
This window contains:
- a CDS encoding PDDEXK nuclease domain-containing protein, giving the protein MLSNQSSPPAIKVLDQDVVNIFQDSCVFEFLNLPEPHSEGALQKALLAQMKHFIRELGRDFLFVGAEYRLQVGNSDFCVDLLFYHRRL
- a CDS encoding histidinol-phosphatase, which gives rise to MKYIFLILLLFVLTDLRAQEPSSKWYKGNTHAHSYWSDGDDFPEMIMDWYKTHGYDFISLSDHNTLGDEEKWKPIPKHPFRQRRFAEYLTKYGSSWVTYKTDSTGQISVKLKTLAEYRPLFEEKGRFLIIQAEEVSDGYGGKPIHMGAINVKELVKPQGGNSVAEVMQNNLDAVYEQRQRTGQPMFAHINHPNFEWAIKLEDMVQLKGDRFFEVYNGHPHVHNYGDTATMGMEELWDKLLIHYIHQGKPLLYALATDDSHNYLEHKIGLSNPGRGWIMVKAQSLTAGALIDAMERGDFYATTGVELEDVSFKKKTLAVKVKPVPGIDYTIQFWGAEKSADGVRQGGKLLKEVKGIKATYKLRKKDLYVRAKIISSQLKENPYMEGDLVTAWTQPVAKP